The following proteins come from a genomic window of Anopheles ziemanni chromosome 3, idAnoZiCoDA_A2_x.2, whole genome shotgun sequence:
- the LOC131284329 gene encoding unconventional myosin-IXb-like produces the protein MSGVDCSSCSWIASISRRSRRRSSVPIGISSSTSSAARTISSTTAINTTPLPDDAIGRRQQLYRQGARSIPSNARLMRLGRQRQHRSLLLHQPPTTIPASTSSPVDVGHVAGYTGGLLALYSAECNVLATTTNNSVGNVKEKSPKNINQPTRPSINQSATMEPSELANVTSTGSVRKRAPSKRGETMPPQSTTTTGTHTHTTSESEKKRLARLSRLYYDDFVTLDTTIMLKVYVGALSLHYEALSVEASKQTTAEEIVSCIVERLGLTGNNYELAEVAGECKERRLSAHEKPVSVMLLWPMHSEKDFHRFYLREIQSDVPWLDSYGLDPQILRDFIPFLLQKENREYPDLCQLPDLNEATLLENLRQRFEAGHIYTYVGSILIAVNPFKFHPIYNPKYVRLYQNQRIGPILPPHIFAIADNAYYNMLKEKRNQCIVISGESGSGKTESTNFLLHHLTALSQKGAHGSGVEQTILSAGPVLEAFGNAKTAHNNNSSRFGKFIQVNYRENGMVQGAVVQKYLLEKSRIVSQGHYERNYHVFYYLLSGATETERDALHLLPAEKYHYLNAKNLTLENCDEKYEFSRLKQSMEMVGFSAEKQRRLFNVLSAVLLLGNVEFFPKKSTYHHDESVQVRNPDVVGLISELLRVKQETLMSALTSKRVKASGETLIMQYKLPEAIAARDALAKCLYGALFDWIVLQVNHALLNKDQALHTGHSIGVLDIFGFEDFGPQNSFEQLCINYANEHLQYYFNLHVFKYEQKEYKREGIKWTDIEFLDNYGCLQLFESKPSGLLCILDDLCNFPGATNETLLQKFNSVHKDNAFYEKPQRKENAFIIKHYAGKVKYQVAEMREKNLDLMRQDIVSVLKNSSMAFVRELVGADPVAVFRWAILRAFFRGYFAFRSAGIKHRKERADMSFNKLATKTRYRAPNDSIVSHLVTVSSVNLTINRIAKRISNAMSDITSGHNHHSGNPAASSPTGGGGNNLAYHRQSLGNAGYNSTTGSMASVTGPGGTPRRSWSSFAFNNKNFPDGKLNYECQQLQDSPQQQHGKHHPSSSPGGGSSSSLSSAYGSNNGGKHSSATGNISSPGSTVGGGGAAAGGGGGKGYGLGSAAARHRFERSGQDVMARASQIVMKNKSFRPRERPKKGLKNLQSVKTLSAGQNLSNQTSAIKTRKQPLTVTAQFQNSLIALMETLNQANPFFIRCIKSNPNKIPNQFDDATVTRQLRYTGMLETVRIRRAGYNVRLTYEEFIQLYRILLPKGLVSSQKDVRDFMSTMDLNKQHYQLGVTKIYMRESQKMRLDISLHTKIIDSIICIQRWFRAILQRKKYCQYRTAACTIQSYWRDYLREKQEKFTRKIRIHAATVIQATWRGYTVRKWYDKLKKGVLVVQARIRGQQARSRFKELLSKKRDRAKLRSTQSLPVERPIGSTAAGGSYGGGGGGGYAEVVHAIEHRKKPIPAVVGLSFETAIDIVNKNRALFADDSMSADFIDDDDDDDEEEEDEEEAAGSGGGAATAAVREPAAVAGHDEEEDEDDDEEGYEDLGLVDYPHPLATRAAAALHQGPVVGSKPQSPPSGPANNSALLDRNERYIKNLVISSAPPPSGGGGAASASTASPSNNSSPYQKTPLQRQDDVLDRPLRMYDIERASKSTFDDTELAKYRYERGGGGVSSTAKLPVRRVDSGPSTVAGTAGSGSSRPGMQRFRYGDTSASYGVGGGMIRNQNHSNNSYSNSNVEIVFVNTGLENVVAGTASPSSSLSSPATRNLSQRNSISSGTLTHTQPHPAMAAASMMRRESLPFTHTHMSSRRDRDQGDEINSNYNLLQQQQQLSHLHQTQSTTSATSSSTSSLIPHSSSQSLSSASSTTGGHIGNYQNLQFPQTNNYQQNKHHHHHQQKQHQQSVYNNNTPPANSGTKMSTSSSYGTSNTSSGGQYGGNSAAAPTSSSSSAINNQRVSAVYPDDFAQNYYNTTTTTPKGAGKAALILGTAKSEDSSFAGSSNIMYNLSTLGKADSSDMVLGGGGGGGGGSKPTSSSSSSRRGIKSTNLSEEQLGGGSSAVSYHPGTGLTRRGPVGSSNPGVAASGNTTNASSGASGGGGGDTLKRRNSDPANNKIPLLEVNRGNDMYQSSTRINIAGHQFRKVQRINKAERCACCQEIDSFVNEGYRCLDCKVLVHTKCIQNGGIKSLQCAAAKRSKRIRTSGGGGGLGSKHDKHQPIAAGSSSGGGSQKISSTREYTDSTDKIISDAKELQLMQDFITQKICKMESDCEKPSEVDRVFKQALREFKDNLVAQYSVAHKQNSDVLNIKYRDLIANFEQVIETTSGRKNDFPLTMGVNAFRGFMNEFMNSRETEKPKTKRKKDKKRKHDDHTTFNGHTFQLTILNIATACEICQQFLLWPIERGLVCQNCKLTCHKKCYQKSASCNKIANSDPNALLHGGGGGSSGSAVVAGGCGPDGQPLYGGGIPTKLFGVPLTAMCGSSSDGVKIPAQINKLIMMIEMHGLYSEGIYRKSGVSSKIKDLKAKMDRAVTSADGGGGEMDFESYNVHVLTNVLKSFLREMPEPLLTFDRYDDFLRAADLSDGSDRVQTLLSLVKKIPPAHHCLFERLIFHLALVAKLEQYNRMSASSLAIVFAPCVLRTNRYVPAQDSLNDIGRQTKCMETLITQKMLNVKSTLADIDTLDTAAHTATARLSTLRSSKVFTQEEMANARGTGSGLPAGGLLETETEEMLLEGHIQEIRKEKALLTSTLPSLARASSDDDLLSTDLDGEGGSLDDLSNSKEKDLDVSSSGGGGGGGGGGGNNMISDSGISIRYQAPSDHGGSSNVSLNNDVPMAVSYSLRDQSGGGVGGGSGVEYFHKMGSSATASASSSVVGSSAGVKTKSLSHQTLLEREAFLRGSNNSTSASSPQSPTAATSAISASSTPSSSASAPSMMKTQQNGNHGGNGASSSGGANASGSGIVIGGGTSMAPPGNGGGGAGNKRSDINLSHSMITLSTTSHSLGGSTTSSSSSSGVGGSTGSSSTGSGSDLQRQKPIIIRSVSGGYEVGATGGGGGGNSASTNSSSNHRTILIQSTTVAAPSGSAATSTSASSSSINSANLAKDNNMPKEGKMSSRRMSSGHGSKRSGGGGGGGGGSAGASGGGGAQSTSTTAGDDEPIMV, from the exons GTAGCAGTACCTCATCGGCCGCtcgcaccatcagcagcaccaCCGCCATCAACACCACTCCACTGCCTGACGACGCCATCGGCAGGAGGCAGCAGCTCTATCGCCAAGGCGCACGGTCGATCCCTTCAAACGCACGTTTGATGCGATTGGGTCGCCAACGGCAGCATCGGTCGTTGTTGCTGCATCAACCTCCTACAACCATACCAGCCAGTACCAGCAGCCCCGTCGACGTCGGCCATGTCGCAGGATACACTGGGGGACTGCTCGCGCTATATTCTGCAG AGTGCAAcgtg TTAGCGACTACAACGAACAACAGTGTCGGCAACGTAAAGGAAAAATCGCCCAAAAATATCAACCAACCAACGAGACCATCGATAAATCAGTCCGCAACGATGGAACCTTCCGAACTCGCGAACGTGACGTCTACGGGCAGCGTTCGCAAGAGAGCCCCGTCCAAACGAGGCGAAACTATGCCGCCAcaatccaccaccaccactggaACCCACACCCACACCACCAGTGAAAGTGAGAAGAAGCGTCTCGCGAGACTTTCGCGGCTTTACTACGACGATTTCGTAACGCTGGACACGACGATTATGCTGAAG gtCTACGTCGGTGCACTGTCGCTGCACTATGAGGCGCTCAGTGTGGAGGCATCGAAGCAGACCACGGCGGAGGAGATCGTTTCCTGCATCGTCGAACGGCTGGGGCTAACG GGAAACAACTATGAGCTGGCGGAAGTGGCCGGCGAGTGCAAGGAAAGGCGACTTTCCGCGCACGAAAAACCCGTCTCCGTTATGCTGCTGTGGCCGATGCACTCGGAGAAAGATTTTCATAG ATTCTATTTACGTGAAATACAAAGCGACGTTCCTTGGCTAGATAGTTATGGACTCGATCCACAGATACTTAGAGACTTTATACCGTTTCTGTTGCAGAAAGAAAATAGAGAATATCCTGACCTGTGCCAACTTCCAG ATCTTAATGAAGCGACGCTTCTCGAAAACCTGCGCCAACGGTTCGAAGCCGGCCACATCTACACCTACGTCGGTAGCATCCTGATCGCGGTGAACCCGTTCAAGTTCCATCCGATCTACAATCCAAAGTATGTGCGGCTCTACCAGAACCAGCGGATTGGGCCGATCCTGCCGCCGCACATCTTCGCCATCGCTGACAACGCTTACTACAACATGCTGAAGGAGAAACGCAACCAG TGCATTGTTATCAGCGGCGAGAGTGGTTCGGGCAAGACGGAAAGCACCAACTTCCTGCTTCACCATCTGACGGCCCTGTCGCAGAAGGGTGCCCATGGGTCCGGCGTGGAGCAGACGATCCTTAGCGCCGGACCCGTGCTGGAAGCGTTCGGCAATGCGAAAACGgcgcacaacaacaacagcagccgcTTCGGCAAGTTCATCCAGGTGAACTACCGCGAGAACGGCATGGTGCAGGGTGCGGTCGTCCAGAAGTATCTGCTCGAGAAGAGCCGAATCGTGTCCCAGGGCCACTATGAGCGCAACTACCACGTGTTCTACTATCTGCTGTCTGGTGCGACCGAAACGGAGCGGGACGCGCTGCATCTGCTGCCGGCCGAAAAGTACCACTACCTGAACGCGAAGAATCTCACGCTGGAGAACTGCGACGAGAAGTACGAGTTTTCGCGCCTGAAGCAGAGCATGGAGATGGTGGGCTTTTCGGCGGAGAAGCAGCGGCGGCTGTTCAACGTGCTGTCGGCCGTGCTGCTGCTCGGCAACGTGGAGTTCTTCCCGAAGAAGTCCACCTACCATCACGACGAGAGCGTCCAGGTGCGCAACCCGGACGTGGTCGGGCTGATCTCGGAGCTGCTGCGCGTGAAGCAGGAAACGCTCATGTCGGCCCTCACGTCCAAGCGGGTGAAGGCGAGCGGCGAAACGCTGATCATGCAGTACAAGCTGCCGGAGGCGATCGCGGCCCGGGATGCGCTCGCCAAGTGCCTGTACGGGGCACTGTTCGACTGGATCGTGCTGCAGGTGAACCACGCGCTGCTGAACAAGGACCAGGCGCTGCACACGGGCCACTCGATCGGGGTGCTGGATATATTCGGGTTCGAGGACTTTGGACCGCAGAACAGCTTCGAACAGCTGTGCATCAACTATGCAAACGAGCATTTACAGTATTACTTTAATCTG caCGTGTTCAAGTACGAACAGAAGGAATACAAGCGCGAGGGAATCAAATGGACTGATATAGAATTTCTAGACAATTACGGCTGTCTACAGCTGTTCGAATCGAAACCATCCGGTTTGCTGTGTATACTGGACGATCTGTGCAA TTTTCCCGGTGCCACCAACGAAACGTTGCTGCAAAAGTTCAACAGTGTTCACAAGGATAACGCATTTTACGAGAAACCACAGCGCAAGGAGAACGCATTTATCATTAAACATTACGCTGGCAAGGTGAAATATCAG GTGGCCGAAATGCGTGAAAAGAATCTCGACCTGATGCGGCAGGATATCGTGAGCGTGCTGAAGAACTCCAGCATGGCGTTCGTCCGGGAGCTGGTGGGGGCTGACCCGGTCGCCGTCTTCCGGTGGGCCATTCTGAGGGCATTTTTTCGCGGCTACTTTGCGTTCCGGTCGGCCGGCATCAAGCACCGGAAGGAGCGTGCGGACATGTCGTTCAACAAGCTGGCCACCAAAACACGCTACCGTGCACCGAACGATAGTATCGTAAG CCACCTTGTGACGGTCTCATCGGTGAACCTAACAATCAATCGTATTGC CAAACGCATCAGCAATGCCATGAGTGACATCACCTCGGGCCACAACCACCATAGCGGCAACCCGGCAGCATCGTCTCCCACCGGCGGTGGCGGAAACAATCTTGCCTACCACCGCCAATCGCTCGGTAACGCGGGCTACAACAGTACCACCGGATCGATGGCCTCGGTCACCGGTCCCGGCGGCACACCCCGTCGGTCCTGGTCAAGCTTCGcgttcaacaacaaaaacttccCCGACGGAAAGCTCAACTACGAGTGCCAACAGCTGCAGGACTctccacagcagcagcacggaaAGCATCATCCATCCTCCTCGCCCGGCGGAGGTTCCTCCTCATCGCTGTCGTCCGCGTATGGCAGTAACAACGGTGGAAAGCATTCGTCAGCCACCGGGAACATTTCGTCGCCGGGATCGACAGTCGGAGGCGGCGGGGCAGCCGctggcggtggaggtggaaaaGGATATGGGTTAGGTTCGGCTGCAGCCCGGCATCGCTTCGAACGCTCCGGTCAGGACGTGATGGCTCGTGCGTCGCAAATCGTGAT gaaaaacaaatcatttcgTCCCCGGGAGCGGCCGAAGAAGGGCCTCAAGAATCTCCAGTCGGTGAAGACACTTTCGGCCGGGCAGAACCTCTCCAATCAAACATCTGCCATAAAGACACGCAAGCAGCCGCTAACCGTAACGGCACAGTTTCAAAACTCGCTGATCGCACTGATGGAAACGTTAAATCAG GCAAACCCATTCTTCATTCGGTGCATCAAATCGAACCCGAACAAAATCCCGAACCAGTTTGACGATGCAACCGTTACGAGACAG CTCCGCTATACGGGCATGCTAGAGACAGTCCGGATCCGGCGCGCCGGCTACAACGTGCGTCTAACGTACGAGGAGTTCATCCAGCTGTACCGCATCCTGCTGCCGAAAGGACTGGTCAGCTCTCAGAAGGATGTGCGCGACTTTATGAGCACGATGGATCTGAACAAGCAGCACTACCAGCTGGGCGTGACCAAAATCTACATGCGCGAGTCGCAGAAGATGCGCCTCGACATCTCGTTGCACACGAAAATCATCGACAGCATCATCTGCATCCAGCGCTGGTTCCGGGCGATTCTGCAGCGCAAAAAGTACTGCCAGTACCGGACGGCGGCCTGCACCATCCAGTCGTACTGGCGCGACTACCTGCGCGAGAAGCAGGAAAAGTTCACGCGCAAGATACGCATCCACGCGGCGACCGTCATTCAGGCGACCTGGCGCGGCTACACGGTGCGCAAGTGGTACGACAAGCTGAAGAAGGGTGTGCTGGTCGTGCAGGCACGTATCCGCGGTCAACAGGCCCGCTCTCGCTTCAAGGAACTACTGAGCAAGAAGCGCGATCGGGCGAAACTGCGTTCGACGCAGAGCCTGCCGGTGGAACGCCCAATCGGTTCGACGGCGGCCGGCGGATcctacggtggtggtggcgggggTGGATACGCGGAAGTGGTGCACGCGATCGAGCATCGGAAGAAACCGATACCGGCCGTCGTGGGCCTAAGTTTCGAGACGGCGATCGATATCGTGAACAAAAATCGGGCCCTCTTCGCGGACGACAGCATGTCGGCGGACTttatcgacgacgacgacgacgatgatgaagaggaggaggacgaggaggaggcagcgggaagtggtggtggtgccgccaccgccgccgtgAGAGAACCAGCGGCCGTGGCAGGCcatgacgaggaggaggacgaagaCGATGACGAGGAGGGTTACGAAGACTTGGGCCTAGTGGACTATCCGCACCCGCTGGCGACCCGAGCTGCGGCCGCATTACATCAAGGCCCCGTTGTTGGCTCGAAGCCACAATCACCTCCTTCGGGGCCAGCGAACAACAGCGCTTTATTAGATAGGAATGAAAGGTATATAAAAAATCTGGTCATTTCGTCGGCACCACCGCcgagcggtggtggtggtgcggcaTCTGCGTCCACAGCGTCGCCAAGCAATAATAGCAGTCCGTACCAGAAGACACCACTGCAGCGACAGGACGACGTTTTGGATCGGCCCCTCCGGATGTACGACATCGAGCGCGCCAGCAAGAGCACCTTCGACGACACGGAGCTGGCCAAGTACCGGTACGagcgaggtggtggtggtgtgagcAGCACGGCCAAGTTGCCCGTACGCCGTGTCGATTCCGGACCGTCCACGGTGGCGGGTACCGCCGGTAGTGGTAGTAGCCGCCCGGGGATGCAGCGGTTTCGGTACGGCGACACCTCGGCGTCGTACGGCGTTGGTGGTGGCATGATTCGAAATCAGAACCACAGCAATAATAGTTATAGTAATAGCAACGTGGAAATCGTGTTTGTAAATACGGGACTAGAGAATGTCGTCGCCGGCACCGCGTCACCATCGTCGTCGCTGTCCTCTCCGGCCACAAGGAATCTCAGCCAGCGCAACAGCATTAGCAGTGGTACGCTGACGCACACCCAGCCGCACCCGGCAATGGCGGCCGCCAGCATGATGCGGCGGGAGTCACTGCCATTCACCCACACGCACATGAGCTCCCGCAGGGACCGGGACCAGGGAGACGAAATCAACTCGAACTACAATCTgctacagcagcaacagcaactgAGCCACCTTCATCAAACGCAATCGACAACGTCGGCGACCTCATCGTCAACGTCATCCCTAATACCGCACTCCTCCTCTCAGTCACTATCGTCGGCAAGCTCGACGACCGGAGGGCACATCGGTAACTATCAGAATCTACAGTTCCCTCAGACCAACAATTaccaacaaaataagcaccaccaccaccatcagcagaaGCAGCACCAACAGTCGgtttacaacaacaacacaccacCTGCCAACAGTGGCACGAAAATGTCCACCTCGTCGTCGTACGGCACCAGTAACACCAGCTCCGGTGGCCAGTACGGTGGTAATAGTGCTGCGGCCCcaacatcatcgtcatcttccGCCATCAACAACCAGCGGGTGTCGGCGGTGTACCCGGACGATTTCGCACAGAACTACTACAACACGACTACGACGACACCGAAGGGCGCTGGCAAGGCTGCCCTCATACTCGGGACCGCCAAGTCGGAGGACAGCAGCTTTGCCGGTAGCAGCAACATCATGTACAATCTGTCCACGCTCGGCAAAGCGGACAGTAGTGACATGGTGCTGggtggcggaggaggaggaggaggcggtAGTAAACCGACctccagctccagcagcagccgccggGGGATCAAATCGACGAATCTCAGTGAGGAACAGCTTGGTGGCGGAAGTTCGGCCGTCAGCTACCATCCTGGCACGGGCCTAACGAGACGAGGACCGGTGGGTAGTAGCAATCCGGGTGTTGCTGCAAGCGGTAACACTACGAACGCCAGCTCGGGAGCcagtggcggtggcggtggcgatACGCTTAAGCGGCGCAATTCGGACCCGGCAAACAACAAGATTCCGCTGCTCGAGGTGAACCGGGGCAACGACATGTACCAGTCGAGCACGCGCATCAACATCGCCGGCCACCAGTTCCGGAAGGTGCAGCGCATCAACAAGGCGGAGCGGTGTGCCTGCTGTCAGGAGATCGATTCGTTCGTGAACGAGGGCTACCGGTGCCTGGACTGCAAGGTGCTGGTGCACACAAAATGCATCCAGAACGGGGGCATCAAGTCGCTCCAGTGTGCGGCGGCCAAGCGCTCGAAACGCATCCGCACcagtggcggcggtggtgggcTTGGCAGCAAGCACGACAAACACCAGCCGATCGCGGCCGGTTCGTCGTCCGGTGGAGGCAGCCAGAAGATCTCGTCGACGCGCGAGTACACCGATTCGACCGATAAGATTATAAGCGATGCCAAAGAGCTGCAGCTGATGCAGGACTTCATCACACAGAAGATCTGCAAGATGGAGAGCGATTGCGAGAAGCCGTCCGAGGTGGACCGGGTGTTCAAGCAGGCGCTCCGCGAGTTCAAGGACAACCTGGTCGCGCAGTACAGCGTGGCGCACAAGCAGAACTCGGACGTGCTGAACATCAAGTACCGCGATCTGATCGCCAACTTCGAGCAGGTGATCGAGACGACGTCTGGGCGCAAGAACGACTTCCCGCTCACGATGGGCGTCAATGCGTTCCGTGGGTTTATGAACGAATTTATGAACTCACGCGAAACGGAGAAACCGAAGACGAAGCGGAAGAAGGACAAGAAACGCAAGCACGATGATCACACCACGTTCAAcg GACATACATTCCAGCTAACGATACTCAACATTGCGACGGCGTGCGAAATATGCCAACAGTTTCTCTTGTGGCCAATCGAGCGAGGACTG GTGTGCCAAAACTGTAAGTTAACGTGCCACAAAAAGTGCTACCAAAAGTCGGCCTCGTGCAATAAGATTGCCAACTCGGACCCGAACGCGCTGCTgcacggtggcggtggtggaagcAGTGGATCAGCCGTCGTAGCCGGTGGTTGCGGTCCGGACGGTCAACCCCTGTACGGTGGTGGCATTCCGACGAAACTGTTCGGCGTGCCGCTGACGGCGATGTGCGGCAGCAGTAGCGATGGCGTTAAAATTCCGGCCCAAATCAACAAGCTGATCATGATGATCGAAATGCACGGCCTGTACTCGGAGGGTATCTACCGGAAGAGCGGCGTTAGCTCGAAGATCAAGGATCTGAAGGCGAAGATGGACCGCGCGGTAACGAGTGCGGACGGGGGCGGCGGAGAGATGGACTTCGAGTCGTACAACGTGCACGTGCTAACGAACGTGCTGAAGTCGTTCCTGCGCGAAATGCCCGAACCTCTGCTAACGTTCGACCGGTACGATGACTTTCTGCGTGCGGCCGACCTTTCCGACGGTAGCGATCGGGTGCAGACGCTTCTGTCGCTGGTGAAAAAGATCCCCCCGGCCCATCACTGCCTGTTCGAGCGGTTGATCTTCCATCTGGCCCTGGTGGCGAAGCTGGAGCAGTACAACCGCATGTCGGCCAGCTCGCTTGCGATCGTGTTTGCGCCGTGCGTGCTACGCACCAACCGGTACGTGCCGGCACAGGACAGCCTGAACGACATCGGACGGCAAACGAAGTGCATGGAGACGCTCATCACGCAGAAGATGCTGAACGTGAAGAGCACGCTGGCGGACATTGACACGCTCGATACGGCCGCGCACACGGCTACGGCCCGCCTTAGCACGCTGCGCAGTAGCAAGGTGTTTACGCAGGAGGAAATGGCGAATGCGCGCGGTACTGGCAGCGGACTCCCGGCCGGTGGGCTGCTCGAGACGGAAACGGAGGAGATGCTGCTCGAGGGTCACATTCAAGAGATACGCAAGGAGAAGGCCTTGCTGACCTCGACGTTGCCGAGTCTGGCACGGGCCAGCTCGGACGATGATCTGCTCTCGACCGATCTGGATGGGGAAGGAGGTAGTCTGGACGATCTGAGCAATAGCAAGGAGAAGGATCTCGATGTGAGCAgcagcggtggtggcggtggtggtggtggaggaggtggaaaCAACATGATCAGCGACAGTGGCATCTCGATCCGCTACCAGGCACCCTCCGATCACGGTGGTAGTAGTAATGTTAGTCTTAATAATGACGTCCCGATGGCTGTGAGTTATTCGTTACGTGATCAGAGCGGAGGAGGTGTCGGTGGTGGCAGTGGTGTGGAGTATTTCCACAAGATGGGCTCGAGTGCCACCGCCAGTGCGTCATCATCGGTCGTCGGATCGTCGGCGGGGGTAAAAACGAAATCTCTGTCCCATCAAACACTGCTCGAGCGGGAAGCGTTCCTGCGCGGTAGCAACAACTCCACGTCGGCCTCCTCACCCCAGTCACCGACGGCTGCCACCTCAGCCATCTCAGCCTCCTCGACGCCGTCGTCCTCCGCATCGGCTCCTTCGATGATGAAAACGCAACAGAATGGAAACCACGGTGGGAACGGTG